Proteins encoded together in one Deltaproteobacteria bacterium window:
- a CDS encoding MarR family transcriptional regulator encodes MKAESQTEELRRTVQLFVRHLGLLDVRRTPCGHPLSVAQAHALMFLRAQPPEEAPPSQQVLADHLQLNKSTVTRLLRQLKSRHLVQLETCPADKRAKRIHLTEQGRQTAANVNRTSQELFGAVLSNLPEASREGVIQAVQELTLAIQQRHEGNSP; translated from the coding sequence ATGAAGGCAGAAAGCCAAACTGAAGAACTGAGGAGGACGGTCCAGCTGTTCGTCCGTCACCTCGGACTGCTGGATGTGCGGCGGACCCCCTGCGGCCATCCTCTCTCGGTGGCGCAGGCCCACGCCCTCATGTTTCTCAGGGCCCAACCACCTGAAGAAGCCCCCCCGTCCCAGCAGGTCCTGGCGGACCACCTGCAGCTCAACAAGAGCACGGTCACTCGGCTGTTGCGGCAACTGAAGAGCCGACACCTCGTACAGCTCGAGACCTGCCCGGCCGACAAACGCGCAAAGCGCATCCACCTCACCGAGCAAGGTCGCCAGACCGCGGCCAATGTGAATCGCACGAGCCAAGAGCTGTTCGGAGCGGTGCTAAGCAACCTCCCGGAAGCGAGTCGTGAAGGTGTCATACAGGCCGTCCAGGAGCTCACGCTCGCCATCCAACAAAGACATGAGGGGAACTCGCCGTGA